The Hordeum vulgare subsp. vulgare chromosome 4H, MorexV3_pseudomolecules_assembly, whole genome shotgun sequence genomic interval atttatttatgttatccggaacaaaaatacttcacctgtttttattttatacctaaatgcagaatggtcgaacacttgtatgaaccacgtgtgatgacaagggaagaggaaatggttggatgctattcaagaggtcctctcatggcaaataaaataattagttgatgttcaagaagttctaTCACGTCACTTTtaccccaagagaagatagagtccaagtctctcacgttatggactcagattcggactgcacacaCATGCCTGTACCAAAATGCCAAGAACTTTTACATCCGGACTCCGAACTGGGTGATTCTTTTTGGGATGCAAATtagattttatgtgctttcaGGCCCAATTGAAATCACCTTCAAAATCGTGTGGAGcatggagatatcgaccaaacaatatgacgttgcacTAGAAtctgagtcaaacaacaagtccattggtgttgcatcacctccacttgggcccataggccttgtacgacctagggttagttttaggctgccttggaacGTCCTCCCACCTTCTTGGCCGCCACCCTTTGCTCCTTTATAAgtagatcaatctagtagctttttgttgggatttgtttagttaaaagttagccattgcaacttcgtgtacttcgtttgtgtccaacgaccagactaagaccgctttcggcTCCCCacacttatcaatacttcatctatattcgcaatatttagattgcaatatcatattcttgcttgttcttcaattgcttgcaggaatagaccttcgtggtcaggttgattgtgctccggcgtggtcaataacctcttggagttggtttagcgattgctaaggcgcaacgtcgtgcacgtttgtagtcggatcgtcaaagtcgtctccaccaaattgATAGTTATCATCTCACCGAAAGATCGGACACCCTCACATCTATCAGACAACTACCTCAAGGAGATGGAAAAAGGCGAGAGAACATGACTCAATCCTGGATGGGGCAGAGGCAACGTCGAAAAGAGAGGTTGAGAAGAGTGGCACGCAAAAAACTAATTTTCAATATGATGTTGAATATCCACCATAAATCCCACTAAGGTTCCAGGTCACATACGAGAGGGCTGTTTTGGCTTTGGGGAGCATAAACTTCCAAATGAAtagtcaattaaaaatatatgtttttagaTGTTCATATTAGTTTAACAAGCATACTTGTTAATTTTCATGTGAAACGGGTCAACAGTGCTTCATTAGTGAAAAACAAATTAAGTGTAATATATTGGGTGTTgaacttgtttttctttttgcacATCTACTCATAAACAACTGGATGTGACCATGAGCACAACTATGTTTTTTCTTTCAAATTTTTAACTAGAAAAATATAATATTTTTGGTCTGCAGGGGCATGTGCTTCTTGAAGCCGAATTGGATGGTGGGAACCACCTCAATAGTTGAAGAATGCAAACAAATAACTCAAGGTAACATGATTGGAAACCACAACAAGGAGGCAACATCAACATAGTTGAAGGTAGATATGACAATAGTTGGAGAGGGATGTGGAAGCAAATGACAGGTTATTTTGGGGAccaaaaaattaaaaacaaacaATAAAGGGTTTGTGACATAGTAAGAGACTGTATTGACATTGTGTTCTACATGTATGTTCACAGTAAATAATGTGTATGTGCACGAAAGTGCTATTGTGAGCTCAAGCTCATACGCTCTCTTGGATGAACAGTTAaatccaaaataataataataaaagtcaaAAAATCCTAATTTTTATGGCAAGGAACATTAATGTTTTTCCTACATGCATGCAAAAATTCATAACATAATCAAATTTCCGGAGGTGTGGCCAAAAAACAAAATTCATGCTCAACAATGCTTCCAAAAACACTTTTTAAAgcattgattttgtttttttgcccACACCTTGAAAAATGTGATTTCATCATGAAAATTTTCATGCATGTAGGAAAAACATCAATGTTTCATGCCtcaattttttttttgattttgtttacTATATTTGCGGATTTTACCGTTCATCCGGAAATATGTGAGCTCGACCTCACATACCCCATGTCCATATGTGCATCTCATCATTAGTCCGTGCAACGCACGAACAGTCAACTACtctctccgtttttaaatataagtcttttaggcCATGTTCGATTAATCCCTTCATCACAGGGATTgaaggggattggggaggtttgagGAGGATTTTGACTTACAAGGGATTTAATCCCTTTCAATCCCTGGCAAACCTAATCCCTTTCAATCCCTGGCAAACCTTTTCAAACCCTGACTAACCAAACAAGCCTTTAGAAGATTTACTAAATGATTATATatgaaataaaataaactaaTCTATACTCTAATGTATGTCTATGTACATTTGGAATGGAATGAactaacggagggagtagtttgtcTAGAGGCGAGGGCCGAATATCGGCGTAGAAAACACCTATACCGTCCAGTGGGCCGAACAGACGTCCCTCCACGGCTGCCCCACGCGATAGAGATGACTGGAGCACCCGTCCCCATCGCTAGTTGACCCCCTCTGCTCCGGCGACCCCGATCCCCCGCCCTCCTCCCCCGAGCGGCGAAATGGCGCCGTGCTGCCCTGCCGAATCTACCAAGCCGGTCTTCATCGGGATCTTCGGCGCCATCGTCGGCGGCTTCGCTGTCTCCGCCGTCTTCTTCCTACTTTCTTTCTCCTCTATCACCGCCCCCGCGCTCCCCTTCCCGGTcgtcactaccaccaccaccaccaccaacctcTCTGCTCTATCCAACACCGCCCAGTTGGAGACCATGTACAACCGCCCTATCTGGAAACCCCCGGCTCGGGGGTTGCGGATGCCTTCGCCGCGCGCGTTCTGCCTCACCCGCGACATGGTGCGCGCCCGCGCCCGCGATGGGGTCATCGTCATAACCTTTGGCAACTACGCCTTCATGGACTTTATCCTCACCTGGGTGCACCACCTCACTGGCCTCGGGGTAGACAATCTCCTTGTGGGCGCCATGGACACCAAGCTACTCCGGGAACTCTACCTCACGGGCGTGCCCGTCTTCGACATGGGCAGCAGGATGGTCACGGAGGACGTTGGCTGGGGGTCCCCCACCTTCCACAAGATGGGCAGGGAGAAGGTGCTGCTCATCAACGAGCTCCTGCCCTTCGGGTACGAACTGCTCATGTGCGACACGGACATGGTGTGGCTCAAGAACCCGTTGCCCTATCTCGCCCGCTACCCCAGTGCGGATCTCCTCACCTCCAGCGACCAGGTCGTACCCACAGTCACCGACGACAGCCTGGAGAACTGGAGGGAAGGTAATCTACCCGCACACTGACATGTTGCAGTTACATATTTAAGAATCAATGTCGTGAAGAGACACTGGTTTTTGATTTTCATCTGATGATAAGTTGATAGCAATCTGTCAAAGATGTTGCATCCCAACCCGTGAGTACTATCAAAACTGAGCATTACCGAGAAGTGTTTCCTTGCCCTTTTCAGACTGTTAAATTAAATGATGTAAAACTATACTCCTTGCCAAATATGTGGGATCTATCATCTCTCCTGTTACCCCCCGCCCTTGAAATTCAAACGAATTTAGTTCAACTACGATACCAAGAGCATATCTAACCTATCCCCTAAAAATAATGGAGTGTCCGGTGGAGTAAACCCTTAGTGGAGTATATTTTCTCGACTAAGTTTTGGCCAGACCTAGCAGATCCCCTATATTTAACggagtaattttttgttttttctaaaCTTTGCAATTCTAGTATAAATTGCAACTACATATTAGCACGCATATAGAAACTAAACATAAATTTGAATGTTCAACCAAATCACGAATATAGTTTACAAACCGAATTATTCAAATTTAAACACGCCGAATGGTCCAAATGTAGCAAATAGCATGTGATAGAACAACTAGAACTTACTAAGACGTTGCCAGTGATGCTCAACAAGACCTTGTTGGAGCTGAGCATGAACTTGAAGGCTCTCGATCTTGCGATGCTCCTCAAGGAATGCCAGGATCCTGTTCGTATCATACTCTGGCTCAACCGGAGTCCCGTTGGTGCCGGTTAGAGAAGTAAAACATGATTTTTACTCCTCTAACCAGTTATAAGGGATCGGTTATAAATGGCCTAATATTTCAGTTTTTGCAATCCAAACATTTGATTAAACAAGATTTTCTCGGTGAAAGAAAGGAATAACTCACTTAGCTAACTCATTGGAAAATATCGGCTAATACCTTTTCACATTATATTGCCCTAGTTCGTGTAATACCATTGCTGAAGATATTCGCGCCAGCCAACATATATCATCAAATCCTCAGAGAACCAGGACACAAATTACAATAGCACTCTCATTACAGGGTTTCTCATATAATTATGGAAATCTGCTGCAATTCACCTTAATAAGATTACAGTACCTTTTTTGGGTTTAGCATCCAGTTACCATCAATTTGTTTCAGTTTGGCATGAGGTATCTTGATATATCCGAATTATAAAAAGTTTGATTCTTGTAACTTTGGCCCCGTTTGATAACAAAGTATTTTCTAAGTATTCTCAGAATACTACAGTTTTTTTATAATACTGTAGTTTTTTTTACAAAGGGTTGTTTGCCTGCCTCTAAAAACTGTGATTTTGATACTGTAGTTTTTGACAAACCGCAATATTTTCTCTGCATAAAAAAAAGAACCCCATACCTCTTTTTTAAAAACTGAGCTCGCTGAAAAAAGAGAGCCCCTCGTTCATAGCTTATCAACACTCTTCATGTCCATGATCATTTTATTAGGATCTTCTGCTTGGTGATTTAGTTAGCCCGCTTTCGCTTATTGCTTCAAATTATAGCCAACCACAAAAACTTTTTGAAGAAGTTGTCGCCGTCCGGATAGTCAGCTACGAAATGTGTCTTCTACTCCGTATGCATGGCCGTTCTTGGTGCATGGCCGAATAGTTGCATAAAATCTCTAGCTAACTAGGAAACCACGTGTATTTGCAGTTGCTAATGGTTTTAGCCAGCTaattttgagtcactgaaaacggCACAGCCAAACAGGTTGTCTGTATTATCAATACTACAAAATATTTTGTTATGTCAAAACCGTGGTATTTCATACCTGCAGGCTAATTTATTGTAGTTTTCTGATACTTAAGTTTTTGGGATACTTTGCTATTAAACACAGCCGATATACTTCATTGCTATTTGTCCGTGTCCTTATCCACAGTAACTGGCGCATATAATATTGGTATTTTCCATTGGCGACCTACTGAACCTGCTAAAAGGCTGGCAAAAGAATGGAAAGACCTTGTCATATCTGATGATAAGATATGGGACCAGAATGCTTTTAATGATCTCATACACAAAGTTTTTGGACAACCTGTTCAAGGAGAAGATGAACTTGTCTACTCATATGATGGAAAATTGAAGCTTGGAGTCCTACCAGCAAGTATATTCTGCAGCGGCCATACCTACTTTGTGCAGGTAGGAGCATTTCTTGTTTGAGGTTGGTGACTAAGAATCATTTTTTTGTTAGTTTCATTTATTATGTTCTTTGCATTCTTGGGTATTACTCTTTTGTTCCACCATTTTGTACATAGAACTCATAGTGCTATTATTGATATCTAACTGCTCTGCATACTCTTGTTTAATTGACAGGGCATGCATCAGCAGCTTCGGCTAGAACCATATGCCGTGCACACCACTTTCCAGTATGCAGGTACTGAAGGAAAGCGCCATAGATTACGGGAGGCAATGCTTTTCTTGGATCAACCATCTTATTATGACTCACCAGGTTTGTTCACTGTCTATCCCACCATAAATATTACAATAGTCGATCTTCAGGAATAAAGTTCAGGCTAGCAGTTCTTGGTGGTGTCTGGTGTGTCCTAGTGTTCGTATGCTTCTTCTGTACAGATCGTTCGTACAAGTTCATCTTCTCCTTGAACAAGGATGGTCTGAAATCTGCTTAGCAATAGGCATTATCTTTAGTTTGCTTGCATGTCAAGTTAGTTAATTATTTCCAAGATAATGATTGTTTTAGTTGGCATATTAAGTTGAATTTGTATCagccggcccggcccggccctaTGTATGAACGGACCTAGGCCTACTACATATGGGCATCAAAGATTCAATAAAGAAGAAAAGATGAGGCTTGCCTCTAGTTATCCCCAAACCACAACCTCACCGCGCCTACATCGCACAAGGATCTGCACGGA includes:
- the LOC123448499 gene encoding arabinosyltransferase XEG113: MAPCCPAESTKPVFIGIFGAIVGGFAVSAVFFLLSFSSITAPALPFPVVTTTTTTTNLSALSNTAQLETMYNRPIWKPPARGLRMPSPRAFCLTRDMVRARARDGVIVITFGNYAFMDFILTWVHHLTGLGVDNLLVGAMDTKLLRELYLTGVPVFDMGSRMVTEDVGWGSPTFHKMGREKVLLINELLPFGYELLMCDTDMVWLKNPLPYLARYPSADLLTSSDQVVPTVTDDSLENWREVTGAYNIGIFHWRPTEPAKRLAKEWKDLVISDDKIWDQNAFNDLIHKVFGQPVQGEDELVYSYDGKLKLGVLPASIFCSGHTYFVQGMHQQLRLEPYAVHTTFQYAGTEGKRHRLREAMLFLDQPSYYDSPGGFLSFRPNIPKRMLLDGAHTIESHFALVNYQMKQIRTALAMASLLKRTLVMPPLWCRLDRMWFGHPGVMEGTMTRQPFLCPMDHVFEVHVMLKDLPEEEFGPRIDFREYTFLENPSLPKQVKDSFLEVRLCNEHSTRCSTANGTNKHRALLLPRNSTEQMLLDVFSSYKNIKIIHFSSMVDAFRGFADAAVETQFRNRVKRYTGIWCCVEFREIGHIYYDMYWDDTPGWKPHPPQNREEDHPPWA